A stretch of Balaenoptera ricei isolate mBalRic1 chromosome 9, mBalRic1.hap2, whole genome shotgun sequence DNA encodes these proteins:
- the CHPF2 gene encoding chondroitin sulfate glucuronyltransferase isoform X3 yields MQVVSHGDERPAWLMSETLRHLHTHFGADYDWFFVMQDDTYVQAPRLAALAGHLSINQDLYLGRTEEFIGAGEQARYCHGGFGYLLSRSLLLRLWPHLDGCRGDILSARPDEWLGRCLIDSLGIGCVSQHQGQQYRSFELAKNRDPEKEESSAFLSAFAVHPVSEGTLMYRLHKRFSALELERAYSEIEQLQAQIRNLTVLTPEGEAGLSWPVGLPAPFTPHSRFEVLGWDYFTEQHTFSCADGAPKCPLQGASRADVGDAVETALEQLNRRYQPRLRFQKQRLLNGYRRFDPARGMEYTLDLLLEAVTQRGHRRALARRVSLLRPLSRVEILPMPYVTEATRVQLVLPLLVAEAAAAPAFLEAFAAGVLEPREHALLTLLLVYGPREGGRGAPDPFLGVKAAAAELERRYPGTRLAWLAVRAEAPSQVRLLDVVSKKHPVDTLFFLTTVWTRPGPEVLNRCRMNAISGWQAFFPVHFQEFSPALAPQRSPQGPPGAGPDPPSPPGADPARGAPAGGRFDRQASAEGCFYNADYLAARARLAGELAGQEEEEALEGLEVVDVFLRFSGLHLFRAVEPGLVQKFSVRDCSPRLSEELYHRCRLSNLEGLGGRAQLAMALFEQEQANST; encoded by the exons ATGCAGGTGGTATCTCACGGGGACGAACGGCCAGCCTGGCTCATGTCCGAGACCCTGCGCCATCTTCATACACACTTTGGGGCCGACTACGACTGGTTCTTCGTCATGCAGGATGACACGTATGTGCAGGCCCCCCGCCTGGCAGCCCTGGCTGGCCACCTCAGTATCAACCAAGACCTGTACCTGGGCCGGACGGAGGAGTTCATTGGCGCGGGCGAGCAGGCCCGATACTGCCACGGCGGCTTTGGCTACCTGTTGTCACGGAGCCTCCTGCTTCGATTGTGGCCACATCTGGATGGCTGCCGAGGAGACATCCTCAGTGCCCGTCCTGATGAGTGGCTTGGCCGCTGCCTCATTGACTCTCTGGGCATCGGCTGTGTCTCACAGCACCAG GGGCAGCAGTATCGCTCGTTTGAACTGGCCAAAAATAGGGACCCCGAGAAGGAGGAGAGCTCGGCTTTCCTGAGTGCTTTTGCGGTGCACCCTGTCTCCGAGGGAACCCTCATGTACCGGCTCCACAAGCGCTTCAGTGCTCTGGAGCTGGAGCGAGCGTACAGTGAAATAGAACAGCTGCAG GCTCAGATCCGGAACCTGACCGTGCTGACCCCTGAGGGGGAGGCAGGCCTGAGCTGGCCCGTTGGGCTCCCGGCCCCTTTTACACCGCACTCTCGTTTTGAGGTGCTGGGCTGGGACTACTTCACAGAGCAGCACACCTTCTCCTGTGCAGACGGGGCCCCCAAGTGCCCACTGCAAGGGGCTAGCAGGGCAGATGTGGGTGATGCCGTGGAGACTGCTTTGGAGCAGCTGAATCGGCGCTATCAGCCCCGCCTGCGCTTCCAGAAGCAGCGGCTGCTCAACGGCTACCGGCGCTTTGATCCAGCGCGGGGCATGGAGTACACCCTGGACCTGCTGCTGGAAGCTGTGACGCAGCGCGGCCACCGGCGGGCCCTGGCCCGCAGGGTCAGCCTGCTGCGGCCCCTGAGCCGGGTGGAGATCCTCCCCATGCCCTACGTCACCGAGGCCACCCGCGTGCAGCTGGTGCTGCCGCTGCTGGTGGCCGAAGCCGCCGCGGCCCCTGCGTTCCTGGAGGCCTTTGCAGCCGGTGTCCTGGAGCCACGAGAGCATGCCTTGCTCACCCTGTTGCTGGTCTATGGGCCGCGGGAAGGGGGCCGAGGGGCCCCGGACCCGTTTCTTGGGGTGAAGGCTGCAGCAGCTGAGTTGGAACGACGGTACCCTGGGACGAGGCTGGCCTGGCTCGCTGTGCGCGCGGAGGCCCCTTCCCAGGTGCGGCTCCTGGACGTGGTCTCTAAGAAGCACCCCGTGGACACGCTCTTCTTCCTCACCACCGTGTGGACCAGGCCCGGGCCCGAAGTCCTCAACCGCTGCCGCATGAACGCCATCTCCGGCTGGCAGGCCTTCTTCCCGGTCCACTTCCAGGAGTTCAGCCCCGCCCTGGCACCACAGAGATCTCCCCAGGGGCCCCCGGGGGCCGGCCCTGACCCCCCGTCCCCTCCTGGTGCTGACCCTGCCCGGGGGGCTCCCGCTGGGGGCAGGTTTGACCGACAGGCTTCCGCAGAGGGCTGCTTCTACAACGCGGACTACCTGGCGGCGCGAGCCCGGCTGGCTGGTGAGCTGGCAggccaggaagaggaggaagccctggaggggctggaggtggTGGATGTTTTCCTCCGGTTCTCAGGGCTCCACCTTTTCCGGGCCGTGGAGCCAGGGCTGGTGCAGAAGTTCTCCGTGCGTGACTGCAGCCCTCGGCTCAGCGAGGAGCTCTACCACCGCTGCCGCCTCAGCAacctggaggggctggggggccgTGCGCAGCTCGCCATGGCTCTGTTTGAGCAGGAGCAGGCCAATAGCACCTAG